A region from the Lolium perenne isolate Kyuss_39 chromosome 4, Kyuss_2.0, whole genome shotgun sequence genome encodes:
- the LOC139839111 gene encoding uncharacterized protein, with protein MGKTPAARLGRDPPEPTGNPEELVVLEVTADTRKALFEELLWEHRELAEAHDKCQVIPEASIDALKEQLATAQREKDELSRQHRGGAKRPQDQLPGAQVSVDSAGA; from the exons atggggaagactccggctgcgcgccttggccgggacccgccggagcccaccggaaatccggaggagctggttgtgctcgag gtcaccgctgacactcggaaggccctcttcgaggagcttttatgggagcaccgggagctcgctgaggcacacgacaagtgccaag tgatcccggaagcttccatcgatgctctcaaggagcagctcgccacggcccaac gggagaaggatgagctcagccggcagcaccggggaggagctaaacgccctcaagaccagctaccggGAGCTCAAGTCTCGgttgattcagctggggcttga